The DNA region aatcaaaactgggtctccctagaccatatctcctacaattttcaccatatgaaaatgattccaagataaaacttactctaaatgacattacaaacaactttcatgttgatacctagatctagttttgctttgaaaatcattttctatgttgaaacattataggtcattttgtctaaaccctaattagaaagtcaacttcccaaggccataacttgctcaatttttatgagatgaaagatttccaagtttcacaatcaaattcaagatgtctaatttaacttttatgtttggagtgtgagataattcaacttttttgagcatgtgatatgagcttacattataggtcattttttacttataccattgatcaagtgatttttccaaacttcaaaaatgcatttcaaatccaaatgacatgaaatttgtgaccattttgaagttcttttaaagatatacaactttgatgaagacacttttctcatttgaagctcatataaaaatttaagcaaggtggaacattgagacatatggcttgacacttagaaaaaaattgatatgtcaaaatttttcaaacttccacctcaaatttcttcatgatacaaactccaaatggaaaagtgttgaacatacAAGTTATTCCTCTCAATCTCACCTTTACAAAGAGCtcaagttcatccattttggacaaggaatgcataggttgcgcatggcatgaacatggtgtcatcacttggcaaggatcaaatttcaaatcctcatgcacacttgccttgcaacccaagctgaattcagactatctcacactcatttgtggaccgagggcaatgattttatgggcctatgcgcgcccatgcacccatgcatcatcaataccaaatttggaaagtggatttcaagtgtgcaaaaaacaatggtttcagctataaatagagcctcatatgctcagcatttggacagacattcgcgccagctttggTCCCCaatctctaaccctcacattgcaaaggataatcctgagaaattcacttgaatttgagtttgaatttccactgttttgaaattcaaaactccagggatccacaaccttttgagcatttaatccttcttctgcaagcatttggagtgagatcaagcacgagcaagagcaagatcagttgaatctaGACCTCCACTAAAGatatttttcagaaattttgatctcttcgattctctctaattcttgctcaGTTCTATTGATTCTTCGGTTatctgaagtcctatcaatgtaggcaagaagattgagttgcttagaggccaaatcgaagcaactcagttcatgtacctcaaatttcaactccatgtatctctcaatatacttggagttagagtgaattgaggctagattcgaactcagtgccaattttactttgaaatcatgtccttgtttttaattttggtgatggttatgactgaaccagtccggcgaggttcgccggagaagacaaccgaTCCTTGGtcgccggtggtgtgctggatggttctgagccataggatccttttaaaatgatctaatcccgagtgttccttttgaataccaactGTGTGGTGCGCTGACTTAAGTGCacggtggaacgcgtgttttgattcacttgatctgccacctcaactaatgagggagatcaagtggtccacgttttttctgatattttaattttcattttaattgctttattttcaataattcatattaagtttaatattgatccaaaaaatatgggactttcaccaaaaaatttcaaatattttcctctttcatattctgaattaaaactattttttggatcattattaatatttttcatgaattaattgattttgcatttgtttttaattgtttaacaatatttttaaatgtccaaaaattatgaaaaattttctccaaggtcctttgaccttgtttgacctatgataaatctcatggtcatttctttggtgttttgatgagattttaggaattggacaaaccatatttaatttaaatgcactattttagtatttttaatttgaataaatgtcaaataaatttgttgaccaattgtgatgacttgtttatgtttgactcttgttgttgggccttggtcaaggttgatttgactttgtcaaattaatatcattggatttaggggattgatggaatgtacatttcatctcccaaaatgaatggatgatattaatttggtaaattcctcctttgaccaatttgtgttttgatccatttccctcccacttcatcttattccctttcttcattcattcattccatttggcctatgatatctcaaaatcctaaggctagttaattgaaaaattgacatgagtatggatgaggTTAGGCCAtcccttttgcatattctttttgtgtgtggtatgtttcatgagcatagtctactatactatgtctctaacatgcattaacaccaaagttttattgcccgacctcaaatagttgtgacttctacataagtccaattaagattgcttaacatagcgctaaatttgtgacataaaaggcataagcattctagttagtgaaattgtaagtctcccctctttcatggtattgtgtggaaacttggcattttttccttcctttggaagatgtcttggttcaaggattcatgcttgtgataagtggattgagtgttctccaaagaatgacttcaattaagaagcaaaagcaaagcaatactaacttctaacctattaactactaacttttaatttcaagcctttactttaatgcaatttactttatcactttatttcatttgccactgttcatatcattctaattgtttatgttaatgcaattttcactttgtccacttggaccatattgtgtgatatattttgtttgtatactttgtttgcttgtgtggtctttgaccattaatgtacataataacaacaaaaaacctaaaaaacttttgtgtggactattggattgatcttggacaaatggacttagaacttatggaatattcctatgctaaaggacttggccaattccaacttattgagaaaccaagttcttgcaatttgaaacttcatctgatacatcattcaagatccttttgatttcatctgcaacatgatcattgtgaagctgttattttgaacctgtgacttatggaattcatctgttacatgggctattttggagaagatcatggaatggataagcttggatgtgtctatctttatttgatgccttgctcttcaagataatataattgtgcatttgtgtattgcttgattctaaaagtccaagggaattctgggtttctattgacattcttgtctattggactggtgcccatttggtcagatcttttcaactctaaacttttaattttgtgcataagatagtctcttcatcttctccccatttctttaattttaaaatctctctctctattttcttcaaaatcttctttgtgtgaactacttttgttctaaactttgaccactttgcaaaaagatagaaactttagccttatgccattgcattttcaaacttcttttcttaaatcaaacttgtaaataaacttaactatacttgacctaaactttcaaaaagccaaaaaataactaactcattcaaaccattttaggcctttgtgcctttcaaacttaaattttgttaaaagtaatgcatccactttgaaatttgtatcacgaactacgaggttttgatccctcatttttatgttggtacgtaggcataagaccgaaggtcttgtcaaacacaaaaatataattaatgaattcttttctcattcccccattctatttgtttgtaaacatcactttataccaagtacatatgcacacaaaagggctccctatgagtacctaggacactttgggtgttaacaccttccctttgtgtaaccaacccccttacctgtaatctctgacattttattagttttgatttgaaaacttcttactttttgggttttgttcgtactttttcccttttcctttggaaacaataaaagcgcggtggcgactcttgttatttgatctctagcttgtcaatagcttgatgatcatgaatttactgctacaaatggagctgttaattcatatggtaatggcattggggcagtgattattaaTCCTCAAGGcattcattttccatttacagctagattgaccttcaaatgtacgAATAATATGTATGAGTATGAaacttgcattatggggctcgaagaagccattgatcttaaAATCAAATATCTCaacatctatggagattcagctttggtggttaaacagatcaaaggtgaatgggagacgaatcaacccggtttgataccatatcgagattatgcgaggaggatatcaactttctttataaaggttgagttttatcatattcctcgagatgaaaatcggatggcagatactcttgcaatgttggctttcatgattgtggtgaattattggaatgaagtccctaaTCTGGAagtgatgcgccttgataggccAGCTCCTGTATTTGATGTTAAAGAGAtcaaggatgataagccatggtaccacgacattaagtgtttcctccaaagtcggatttacccgtctagggaatctttgaaagacaagaagactttgagaagactggctggcaacttctacctgaatggtgacatgctttataagagaaatttcgatatggttttgctcagatgcgtggatagacgcgaagcagacctattgatgacagaagtccatgaaggttcctttggtactcattccaatggacatgctatggaaaagaagatgttgagagcatgttactattggctgacaatggaatttgactattgcaaatatgtgaagaaatgccataagtgtcaagtctatgcggataagattcatgttcctccaacatttttaaatgtcatttcctctccatggcccttctccatgtgaggaattaacatgattggcatgatagagcccaaggcttcgaacgaacatcatttcattctggtggctattgattacttcacaaagtgggttgaagcggcatcgtatgcaaatgtgactaagcatgttgttgtaaggtttaccaagaatcagatcatatgccgatatggtgtgccaagtaagatcattactgataatggatcgaacttgaataacaatatggtggaagatcTAAGCAAAGACTTCAAGATAGCACATCTTAATTATTCTCCCTAgagacccaagatgaatggggttgttgaagctgcaaataagaacatcaagaagattatccagaagatggttgtgacgtacaaagattgacatgagatgctcatgtttgctttgcatgggtaccgtacatccgtccgcactttaacaggggcaacccctttctctcttgtttatggcatggaagttgtgctccccgtggaggttgagatcccgtcaatgtgtgtattgatggaagccaagttgaccgaagttgaatggtgtcaaagcatATATAAtcaattaaatttgattgaagagaagagattgactgctatgtgtcatggtcagttatatcagtagagaatgaagaaagctttcaataagaaggtcaagcctcgtgtgttccgagaaggtaacctcgtgctcaagaagatattatccttcaaacctgattctaggggcatgtactcctaactatgaaggcccatatgttgtcaagagagccttctcaggcggtgcatagattcttacaactatggatggtgaagagttcactcgtcttgtgaatgctgatgcagtcaagaaatactttgcctaaaaaaagaaaagaacaactcgctaagttgaaaacccgaaagggcggcttaggcaaagATGAGCGTCTTtgtggattgaaaacccaaaagggtgatccaagcaaaagttagaaacataaaatagaaaaatcatcctggtagattgagtaccccgccttggggaaaTCCAGGTAAAAATTAAGGATTATGAAAGTAATTGCATCAGACTCGATATGATTGTTGAAACATTGTCAGTCATTTGGTTctaattcatcattctcaaccaagGACAAAAGCACTGTGGATTTCAAAGTCGGTAGGAAGAGTACtggtcattatattcaatgtagcccttttccatgtaagttaccattttcaaactttgtaaagatccatggagtcctgcctttttgcggactaccattctattaaataaatttgagcctttatccaattatttgctattattatttgtttctatttaatAAGATTGTGATTTTATGATGATAATtattgaaataaataaatcaatgaataaacaTTTTTCTGGAAATAATAAGACATTTACTTTAAAGAACTTTGAATTCGAAAAGGAATGTCAACAAAGATATAAGAACGGTACATCTTGACATGTGAAGCATTGTTGCCTTCCCGTGAATCAGTGTTTATAGGTGTTTGCTCCCCAAACAATTCATCGTTTATCCCCAACATGGTTGATGTGTTGTTCTCTCTGTAGTTCATCATTCTTTCCCCAGCTGAGGCCTTTATGAATTTCATCCTCAATTTGCATTTATTGTGATTGAACACTGGATCTCCAGTGAAGCCATTATTTGGTTTCCATATCCCCAACACCTTTATTTTGGTTGTTGCATAGACATGGGATAGTTTCTCCCTTTGCGAGTTCCTGCAGGCCGGTTGATAttttggtaccttggaattggtttatttctcaatctctAAGAAGAGTCTTGTGACTGTTGTTTTTCCCTTTTGAGGAATATGTTGCTGATTGTATCCTTGTGTGGCACTTGATTTGTCTGGTTCCCCACTCAGAGTTTTGCCTCTTGTTGTGACGTGGATTCCCCGCGGAGTTTCCTATTCTGATGAAAGATCTCCTCATTCAGGCAATAtttgattctgagcagtattgatGTAGTCGTCTCATGTAGGGTTGTCTCCCttttaatatggtgttgacctaaaatttctTGCAGCATTGACTTGTTGCTTTGAAGTATATAAATCCCTCAGCTTGAAGATGTGGATCCTCAACAAATCTCTCTTAGCCTCAGTATGTCGGTTGATATTCTCAGCAGTGCTTTCATCCCCTACGAAGTTGCCAAGCTGTATTTTCTCCTCTCCCAGAGAGTTTAAGCTTTAAGCAAGATCTTTGTCAATCATTGTATATCCCCTAACAGTTGTTCCTCCTCTCCCAAGAGTCGAGTGTTGAAGATTTGTTTTGATCCTCGTGACTGCTactgatatatatatattcttcatttcCTCTAAGCGCTGAGTCTTCAACAATTTTTGGTcggatgcatgttctccatgtctttccccaaccagagttgagCATTTAATTAGGATTCTGATATCCCTAGTCTTTCTTTAGTACATGGTTGTATGATATCCCCAGGGAATTGAATATTTGAAGATAGGATTTATATCCTCGATGaattttcatccctagcaggttctccagttggtgttcccatcttgttgagattagccaaGTATCTAATTGTGATAATCAGATCTTAGTGTTTGTAACCTTTGTGCTcttttgtcagcataatcacatacatattcatgcatatacatgcatatgcatatcatcagaaatttcattgtgcatttttacacatTGACCTGATTTTTTCTGATCCCCTGCTTCGGTGATACCATTTCCCCATGTAGATgtggtgtgtctgtcctctttaaatgtagagtgtcagccccttaagcagaaagagcttatcctttcttcttccccactgggttatttcctcgtggatgatcattatttaTGTTTCCTCCCTAGTTCATTATCTGGACGGAACgactccccttgagttatgtcctcattaggttgagtcttgtttaaccgtttctttctagttcttctctagatagatcttttggtcctccaagagtttattacccagtaactggtaatatccttcttgatgttgagtactttacctgtgttaatttacccaataaccggtaaaaggtaatttaaTTCTTTGATTTCCAGGGCGAATTTACTTTCGTTCCCCCATTGAGTTTATacttgatatgtttaccttaaccgatAACGAATATTCTCCTATGTTTGGTCTTCTACCCCAGTAACcgtagttgtaaatcctatatctttttggtagtttatccttgatatgtttactttaACCGGTAACAAATATTCTTTCCTTTGGtctttgtcataccccaaaattcaccctaccttTCACAAAGTTCATCTAAGTCACTAACCCTAGGCATTCGCATCTCCTGTTTTGCATCCATCTCATCCACATATCTATTGTATCATAACACGTTCCACTTGCATTTGAAAAACATAAAATCATGGGTTCAAGGGTGTTCACCAGGGAGCATagtggaaaccctaatttagggaGGTTGCATCTGATTCGTTTGGTTCATTGAATGATCCAGTTGTTTGGTTAAGACTCATGGTCCTCATTCACTGATTAAGATTCATCCCAAGTGGTACGTGTCCATGATTTATTGCTTGGTTGGTGTTATTTGATTCATGGCATTGACATAAGTCGTTCGGTTCAAGATGTTGTTGTCCATATTCGTTTGTCCATGAGAATATACGCATTTTTGatcaactattgactttttggtcaaccaatTGACCAAGGTCAACCACCAATCTTTGAATCGTTAATCGGGTGATCTGTAGTCATTTCGTCATTTTCAAATTAATTCTATAAGTTGTGAATGGATTTTAAAGATTCAAATTTGATTTAATTCAAAATCTGATTTTTGAGATTCAATCTTTGAGTACACATTAATCGTGAcattttattttagttattaaAATTTCATTATTGATTTAACTAACATCCGATTAATAATCCATTCATAATCCAATTTCATCCATATCCAATTCAAAATCCATTTAATAATCCATAATACAATTTCTATTAAATTAACCATTTCTAATAtccattttaattcatttgtcCATTTGACTAATTTCCAAACCATTTAAATCCATTAACTACATTCTATTATCCAAATCCAATTATCCTTTTTAAATCAATATCCATTCACCAATTTTTAACACCACCACATCACCATAACATAACAATTCATTTTGATATATCAATGGCTCCTACAGCAACACCATGCGGCGGATGCACGAGGCCACAAGGACGACTAACAACACAAGCCAACAACGTCAAAACTATAAGCCAAATGAGGCCAGCTGCAGCATAAAATCCAGACGGAAATCCCACATTGCTGCCACCATAAGCTAAAGCTGCAACGCCAAAACAGCAATGCCGGCAATGAAAATCCTGCATAACAGAACAAAAACGTAATCTAATTGATATAAGAAAAGTGATATAACAGAACATAGAGGAGGGATTAGCATTGAAGTCTCGTCTATCTTTTCTCACCTCTTGAAAAATCTTTGCATAACAAAGCCACAGCAGCTACAAAACGCAGCGGCTCGAAGTGCAAGCCACATGGAAGCTACATCAAAAATGGAAGTGCGTTAGCCAAATGCagaaacaagcctcaaaccctgCAAATAACATCCAAACCTGCAGCAATTCGCAACATGCCAAGCACCAAAACAGCCACCTGCAAAAAACAGTCGATACACTTATACGTCAAATAGATTGGCAATCCTTTGAAACTATATATAGTTAGCTTACAAAATCACAATCAATGGCCAAGTTTGGTGACGATTGGAACATAGCAGCCCACAAGCAAACTCTCGGTAAAGGCAAATCGAGCAGCAGAAGTTGATGCATTCCGGAGTCATAACACGGACCTGCAATCCAATATTTCACAGTGCAACATCCTACAGCAGACAACCATTTCAATCATCATTCCAATAGCATAATAATTTCCCTGTATTAACTTTCCTAACGGCTATTTGAATACTCTAACCAAACTTTACACTAACCAAATTCCACTATAACTAGCAGAACCTCATAACAAGAATTTTGGACTGTTTTCAACATTCATAACAGAATTCCAACTAACTAAATTCATTTATCAACCCATCTAACTTCTAACCTCCAACTGTCTAACCGTTTCATAACTGAATCAAACTAACTCTAACAGATTGAGTTGGAATCCAACTTACAGCATTGAAAAACACTTAACTGAATTCTGCATCTAACCCTGCCTGAGGTGCCCGGCGTGCCCGAGTCGGTTGCGACTTCATGCTCTATATAACAAAAAGTTCTTCATTCTGCAGGGCGTCCTTCATTTTCCATCCCTTTCTTCATCCTCTTCACTTCTTCAATTCTCCATCATCTTCAGAAATCAAACTCTTCTTCTCCACCCTCTCACAATTTCTTCACCAACCTCACTTCACCATCTTCCTTACCCTTCACCACAACACCAATCCTTCAACCAATGCGAAACCTTTTCCTTCAACCTAACAATAAGACCCTCATTTCCCAACCCACCACAGAACTTCCTTCACAACCAAGAACCTGCAAGAAAAAGTAAGAGAGATTCAGAACGAAGACCCTC from Lathyrus oleraceus cultivar Zhongwan6 chromosome 1, CAAS_Psat_ZW6_1.0, whole genome shotgun sequence includes:
- the LOC127129802 gene encoding uncharacterized protein LOC127129802 isoform X2, yielding MHQLLLLDLPLPRVCLWAAMFQSSPNLAIDCDFVAVLVLGMLRIAAASMWLALRAAAFCSCCGFVMQRFFKRIFIAGIAVLALQL
- the LOC127129802 gene encoding uncharacterized protein LOC127129802 isoform X1; protein product: MKSQPTRARRAPQAGLDAEFRCCTVKYWIAGPCYDSGMHQLLLLDLPLPRVCLWAAMFQSSPNLAIDCDFVAVLVLGMLRIAAASMWLALRAAAFCSCCGFVMQRFFKRIFIAGIAVLALQL